The DNA window GATTTTCCCCTTCCGGGCATCCTGTTCCGCGACGTCACGCCGCTGCTGCGGCACCCGCGCGGGCTGGCGGACGTGGTGGACGCGTTCGCCGCCCGCTACCGAGGCCGCGAGGTAAACGCGGTGGTGGGCATCGAGTCGCGTGGCTTCCTCTTCGGTGCGCCGCTGGCGGTGGCGCTCGGCGTGGGGTTCGTGCCGGTGCGCAAGCCCGGGAAGCTGCCGGCGGACCGCATCAGCCAATCGTACGCGCTGGAATACGGCACCAACAGGCTGGAGATCCACCGC is part of the Longimicrobium sp. genome and encodes:
- a CDS encoding adenine phosphoribosyltransferase, translated to MEHLKALIRDVPDFPLPGILFRDVTPLLRHPRGLADVVDAFAARYRGREVNAVVGIESRGFLFGAPLAVALGVGFVPVRKPGKLPADRISQSYALEYGTNRLEIHRDALLPGESVVVVDDLLATGGTANAAAWLVRALGAHVVELAFVVELAFLRGRERLGDDPVHSLITY